The Nerophis lumbriciformis linkage group LG24, RoL_Nlum_v2.1, whole genome shotgun sequence genome includes a region encoding these proteins:
- the prr14 gene encoding uncharacterized protein prr14 isoform X4 — translation MVQVSKQPRVDSTCPHEKQDGSDVSAAAECQNTEKQQSIPAENQTVFHKERLAERLEATPAAPASSVSVLDPHNATVSAPAGWVNPFFQSFKSKMATFTEIVMSPVKLLKDKSIPLLHALIEQDDREAPERSLSTKVHQPDPKSDSQCSRRLFNVDSSASPEHTTQVPSPCNTPTNHLPTQETFVKMADVIEEEEILEETGLLKARLRKQTGSKVGKDNIEISPPSSPCESVHHDLAKIPKNKSLLRVELKKNATTNSGLVQSKRRLKPKCNFKVLVQIKKMKVTSSPAESKNQVELVGQAPLTQEVVFAEAALRGQEMLKPAARTRNVAARVKRKVKGGPELNGASGPPAQSASGATSVDSLLPVGNESKQKGGGNRKMKPGPGCRTHKTRGDLGEPDVGADPVVTPAQQVLLQGVSEGKNVNTNARKRKSLISSQPDALACLSSEHVRNTARSLAVKRAKKCSECSVSDGIQQLSHVQSKRTKSKMSTEPLYFEMTPFGGNGQSDLPSLRTHSECSEMFDIDVASCDAQEIDDPNSSASRLRTSARRANRKQPRADHHWRRSKPGRADRTNSATTEDLPTYVSPQESRNHLLRSFSCPEIPSLYAATRSPLPGSHQQLPAHASVLAHVLQGSRRARRHTVGSMEVERELAPLCLRKEVYPSRRSFPYDGLTSHSLSPSSSLTLLASCFLSSPLAFLSGRGEAAILSHTPSSSSSPFLMSRTCDALDASTSRGNVLQSDGRHQSEEEEDASSSSQEFDEAALREEKFLSDSELKVGQKHEERGKVSCIRIRKALPKPQNNLTPMGLPKPVRIKKKQFSLEEIYTNKNFCKPPESRLETIFEVPLSRRNGSESCFGQRRFKRFLEFLEVGEARKPKKLPVGVGKLSRTRRGGFAKDDDAVAAALQAPDPDTLLCAKLDQLNLWLIHDQVDC, via the exons ATG GTGCAAGTGTCGAAGCAGCCCAGGGTCGACAGCACATGTCCACATGAGAAGCAG GATGGAAGTGATGTTAGTGCTGCGGCAGAGTGCCAAAACAC GGAGAAGCAGCAAAGCATCCCTGCAGAGAACCAAACTGTGTTCCACAAAGAACGTCTGGCAGAGAGGCTGGAAGCCACACCCGCCGCTCCTGCCTCCTCCGTGTCCGTCCTGGATCCGCACAACGCGACCGTTTCAGCTCCTGCGGGATGGGTCAACCCTTTTTTCCAGTCCTTCAAGTCCAAGATGGCCACCTTCACCGAAATAGTCATGAGTCCTGTTAAACTCCTCAAAGACAAAAGCATTCCTCTTCTGCACGCGCTGATCGAGCAGGATGACAGAGAAGCTCCCGAGCGGAGTTTGTCCACTAAGGTCCATCAACCTGACCCAAAAAGTGACTCCCAGTGTTCTAGGAGATTGTTTAACGTGGACTCATCAGCTTCACCAGAGCACACGACTCAAGTGCCTTCACCCTGCAACACGCCAACGAACCATCTGCCAACACAGGAGACCTTTGTAAAGATGGCCGACGTCATAGAGGAAGAGGAGATACTCGAAGAAACTGGGCTGCTAAAAGCCCGGCTGAGGAAGCAAACCGGAAGTAAAGTAGGTAAAGATAACATTGAAATATCTCCACCCTCATCTCCTTGTGAGTCCGTGCATCATGACCTTGCGAAGATCccaaaaaataaaagcctgctcCGGGTGGAACTTAAGAAGAACGCCACAACCAACTCTGGTCTTGTGCAGTCCAAGAGACGGCTAAAACCCAAGTGTAACTTCAAAGTCCTGGTCCAGATCAAAAAAATGAAGGTGACTTCAAGCCCGGCAGAGTCCAAAAATCAAGTCGAGCTCGTTGGACAGGCACCGCTCACACAGGAAGTTGTGTTTGCAGAAGCAGCTTTACGCGGTCAGGAAATGCTCAAGCCTGCCGCCAGGACACGGAATGTTGCAGCGAGAGTGAAGCGGAAAGTAAAAGGTGGGCCAGAACTGAATGGAGCATCAGGCCCGCCGGCCCAAAGTGCCTCAGGAGCCACCTCAGTGGACTCTCTGCTTCCAGTCGGCAACGAGAGCAAGCAGAAAGGCGGCGGCAACAGGAAGATGAAGCCCGGCCCCGGGTGCAGAACGCACAAGACGAGAGGCGACCTCGGTGAACCCGACGTCGGTGCTGACCCGGTAGTCACGCCCGCTCAACAGGTTCTGCTGCAGGGAGTGAGCGAAGGCAAGAATGTAAACACCAATGCACGCAAACGCAAATCGCTCATCTCGTCGCAGCCCGACGCGCTCGCATGTTTATCTTCTGAGCACGTGCGAAACACGGCCCGGAGCCTGGCCGTCAAGAGAGCCAAGAAGTGTTCTGAATGTTCCGTCTCAGACGGGATTCAACAGCTCAGCCACGTCCAAAGCAAAAGGACTAAATCTAAAATGTCCACCGAACCACTTTATTTTGAAATGACGCCGTTTGGAGGGAACGGACAGTCGGATCTTCCGTCCCTCAGAACCCACTCAGAATGTAGCGAGATGTTCGACATTGATGTTGCTTCCTGTGACGCTCAGGAGATAGATGATCCAAACTCCAGCGCCTCCAGGTTACGGACCAGCGCAAGGAGGGCTAACAGGAAGCAGCCCCGAGCGGATCACCACTGGCGGCGTTCCAAACCGGGTCGCGCCGACAGGACCAACTCGGCCACTACGGAGGACCTGCCGACGTATGTGAGCCCCCAAGAAAGCCGGAACCACCTACTGCGCAGCTTCTCCTGCCCGGAGATCCCCTCGCTCTATGCCGCGACCCGCTCCCCACTTCCTGGGTCGCACCAGCAGCTGCCGGCGCACGCCTCCGTCCTCGCTCATGTTCTCCAAGGCTCACGTCGGGCCCGACGCCACACGGTGGGCAGCATGGAGGTAGAGAGGGAGCTCGCCCCCCTGTGCCTGCGGAAGGAGGTGTACCCATCCAGGCGCTCCTTCCCATACGACGGCCTGACGTCACACAGCCTGTCCCCCAGCTCCTCCCTCACACTGCTGGCTTCCTGTTTCCTCTCCAGCCCCCTTGCCTTTCTCTCGGGGAGGGGCGAGGCCGCCATATTAAGCCACacgccctcttcttcttcttcgccgTTCCTCATGAGTCGCACCTGTGACGCCCTAGACGCCAGCACCAG CAGGGGGAATGTGCTGCAGTCTGACGGGAGACAtcagagcgaggaagaggaggacgcCAGCTCTTCCAGTCAGGAGTTTGACGAAGCAGCGCTGAGAGAAGAAAAGTTTCTGTCCGACTCTGAACTCAAG GTGGGGCAAAAGCACGAGGAGCGGGGAAAGGTGTCGTGCATTCGAATTCGCAAGGCGCTGCCCAAACCTCAGAACAACCTGACACCCATGGGCCTCCCGAAACCTGTCAG GATTAAGAAGAAGCAGTTTAGTTTGGAGGAAATTTACACCAACAAGAACTTCTGCAAACCTCCTGAAAG CCGGCTGGAGACAATCTTCGAGGTTCCGCTCAGTCGCCGCAACGGCTCTGAGTCCTGCTTCGGCCAGCGGCGCTTCAAGCGCTTCTTGGAGTTCCTGGAAGTGGGCGAGGCCAGGAAGCCAAAGAAGCTGCCGGTGGGCGTGGGTAAGTTGTCACGCACCAGACGAGGGGGCTTCGCCAAAGACGACGACGCCGTCGCCGCCGCCCTCCAGGCGCCGGACCCCGACACGCTTCTCTGCGCCAAGCTGGACCAGCTCAACTTGTGGCTGATCCACGACCAGGTGGACTGTTGA